The Mercenaria mercenaria strain notata chromosome 10, MADL_Memer_1, whole genome shotgun sequence genome contains a region encoding:
- the LOC123559603 gene encoding uncharacterized protein LOC123559603 has translation MISDSEDEFFKSLDIDNISNTVVNNAIYQTDISMVAENDAEYEQNVINYYIATSDLRSVDSEVHPTNKSTVDEKATAIDNAAAMVDNSKVVEIAEGLIDSIFVENATENAADQTDYSMVIEIEADYDQSIINYYIKTQNAKDKCSVDENAEYLTDNSAIIENEADYQERVISYYIATQGTDCDKNVINVASRKQCNDGDMCRGQSPKPKRKNWRKKPTRKKLRYIDNENTTGRKDNVDSGSESENIPLSHFVRLGKRKSYEKDSSESDSGLDKTYHPSSKDLNSTDSEYMSDASEKTKRDRNRKKKTKKLIENALKKARKRPKMQPQQQNKVIKRMKSTTPSIYKRNKRSDISEMYAAVNASIKENLIQNARIRVAERTIDKLLTKSSLTRVKVPGHGNCFFEASIKSSGSNKTAEELRELLCEHLEEKSEDYACFLLNKHKPDDDEVFLNEYLNEVENLKRDGYWSNRVADFLPLSLANFEKKCVIIYTNKEEQHIIKIQPNLVEPAPSDVINLAYISIPGLIEHYDACTVDNNIDTQNQSVNGENANEHNIDKLVATPLNKNVNGTPRKSTPLNENVNATPRKSTPLN, from the coding sequence ATGATATCTGATAGTGAAGATGAGTTTTTCAAGTCACTGGACATTGACAACATTTCTAATACAGTAGTTAATAATGCAATATATCAGACGGACATTAGCATGGTCGCTGAAAATGACGCAGAGtatgaacaaaatgttataaactaCTACATTGCAACTTCTGATTTAAGATCCGTTGACAGTGAAGTACATCCAACAAATAAAAGCACGGTGGATGAAAAGGCAACGGCTATTGATAACGCAGCAGCTATGGTAGACAACAGTAAGGTAGTTGAAATAGCGGAGGGACTGATAGACAGTATTTTTGTTGAAAACGCCACAGAAAACGCTGCAGATCAGACGGACTATAGCATGGTCATAGAAATTGAAGCAGATTATGATCAaagtattataaattattatattaagaCTCAAAATGCAAAAGATAAGTGTTCTGTCGATGAAAATGCAGAATATCTGACGGATAATAGCGCGATTATTGAAAACGAAGCAGACTATCAGGAAAGAGTTATAAGTTACTATATTGCCACCCAAGGTACTGATTGTgacaaaaatgtcataaatgttgCATCGAGAAAGCAATGTAATGACGGTGACATGTGCAGAGGCCAATCACCTAAACCCAAACGAAAAAATTGGCGCAAAAAGCCTACTCGTAAAAAACTTAGGTATATTGACAATGAAAATACTACAGGAAGAAAGGACAACGTTGATAGTGGAAGTGAAAGCGAAAATATTCCTCTCAGCCATTTTGTTCGACTTGGAAAAAGAAAGTCGTATGAAAAGGATAGCTCTGAAAGTGACAGTGGGTTAGATAAAACATATCATCCTTCATCCAAAGATCTGAATTCCACCGATTCCGAATATATGTCAGATGCATCGGAAAAAACAAAAAGAGACCGTAATCGAAAGAAGAAAACTAAAAAACTAATTGAAAATGCACTTAAGAAAGCTCGTAAGCGTCCTAAAATGCAaccacaacaacaaaataaagtcattaaaagAATGAAATCAACAACACCCTCCAtctacaaaagaaataaaagatcagacatttcagaaatgtatGCAGCAGTAAATGCAAGTATAAAGGAAAATCTTATACAAAACGCAAGGATCAGGGTAGCTGAAAGAACAATAGATAAACTTCTCACAAAGAGTTCTCTAACACGGGTCAAAGTACCAGGCCATGGTAATTGCTTCTTTGAAGCTTCAATAAAATCAAGTGGATCAAATAAAACCGCGGAGGAATTAAGGGAGCTATTATGTGAACATCTTGAGGAAAAATCTGAGGATTATGCCTGCTTTCTACTCAATAAGCACAAACCTGATGATGACGAAGTCTTTCTGAATGAATATCTAAATGAGGTAGAAAATCTTAAACGTGATGGATATTGGTCAAACAGAGTGGCTGATTTTTTGCCACTATCTTTAGCAAATTTTGAGAAGAAATGTGTCATCATTTATACAAACAAAGAGGAGCAACACATCATTAAGATACAACCAAATCTTGTAGAACCAGCGCCAAGTGATGTCATTAACCTGGCATATATCTCTATTCCAGGACTTATAGAACACTATGACGCATGTACGGTTGACAATAACATTGATACACAGAACCAGTCTGTAAATGGAGAGAATGCAAATGAACATAATATTGACAAGCTGGTTGCTACaccattaaacaaaaatgtaaatggtaCTCCAAGAAAGTCTACACCATTAAACGAAAATGTCAATGCTACTCCAAGAAAGTCTACACCattaaactaa